One Chionomys nivalis chromosome 4, mChiNiv1.1, whole genome shotgun sequence genomic region harbors:
- the LOC130872626 gene encoding zinc finger protein 883-like isoform X3: protein MRLNTRGTTFQLKMSNETQLSNSYDGKELCDFKPPGEIIKEPSCSPAHIGIENRGNIYDCVQHGQAFPVHPDEASSADKGPELSQCGKDTSLAASAAYQTTCKPAKVLKSSEFQQALKTCEGRLFKWAQCGDAFNPPMSHAGNGQTCTGKKPYECKECGKSFKYSANLNIHRRTHTGEKPYECKECGKTFSRCYPLTQHLKTHTEEKPFECKVCGKCFRNASCLNDHFRVHTGIKPYKCKDCGKAFTGRSGLSKHLPTHTGEKPYECKECGKAFTSTSGLIKHMKSHMGERPFECDHCGKAFASSSTLITHLRTHTGEKPFECKVCGKAFTCSSYLHIHMRTHTGEKPYVCKECGRAFTERTSLTKHLRTHTGENPFECNVCGKAFACSSYLHNHMRTHTGEKPYMCKECGKAFAVSSHLSKHVRIHTGEKPHKCEECGKAFTVRSGLTKHIRTHTGEKPYNCKECGKAFTTSSGLLEHIRSHTGEKPYECDQCGKAFASSSYLIAHLRIHTGEKPFECNVCGKAFTCSSYLHIHMRTHTGEKPYGCKECGKAFAVYSHLSKHVRVHSGEKAYKCKGYGIAFSSSHLTEHMETLEINSLIGRNGETALESSVTLGVHSNSQWKESLSV, encoded by the exons ATGCGACTTAACACCAGAGGGACAACGTTTCAGTTAAAAATGTCAAATGAGACACAGCTG TCAAATAGCTATGATGGAAAGGAGCTCTGTGACTTTAAGCCACCTGGAGAAATCATCAAAGAGCCTTCATGTAGTCCGGCACACATAGGTATTGAAAACAGAGGAAACATTTATGATTGTGTTCAGCATGGACAAGCCTTTCCTGTGCACCCTGACGAAGCCTCTTCTGCagacaaaggtcctgagttaagcCAGTGTGGAAAAGACACCAGTCTGGCTGCAAGTGCTGCTTACCAAACAACATGTAAACCAGCCAAAGTCCTCAAATCTAGTGAATTTCAGCAAGCCCTTAAGACATGTGAAGGCAGACTCTTTAAATGGGCACAGTGTGGTGATGCTTTTAACCCACCTATGAGCCATGCTGGGAATGGGCAAACATGCACTGgaaaaaaaccctatgaatgtaaggaatgtgggaaaagttttaaatattctgCCAACCTTAATATTCATAGGCGTACCCACACTGGTgaaaaaccttatgaatgtaaggAGTGTGGAAAAACCTTTTCTAGGTGTTACCCACTAACTCAGCACTTAAAAACTCACACTGAAGAGAAACCCTTTGAATGTAAGGTTTGTGGAAAATGCTTTAGAAATGCCTCATGCCTTAATGATCACTTTCGGGTTCACACTGGAATAAAGCCCTATAAATGTAAGGACTGTGGCAAAGCCTTCACGGGGCGCTCTGGTCTTAGTAAACATTTAccaacacacactggagagaagccttatgagtgtaaggaatgtgggaaagccttcacgTCAACCTCAGGCCTTATTAAACATATGAAAAGTCACATGGGGGAGAGACCCTTTGAGTGTGACCACTGCGGCAAAGCTTTTGCTTCTTCCTCAACCCTTATTACACATTtgagaacacacactggagagaagccctttgAGTGTAAAGTTTGTGGGAAAGCGTTTACATGTTCTTCTTACCTTCATATTCACATGCGgactcacactggagagaagccctatgtaTGTAAAGAATGTGGCAGAGCCTTCACTGAGCGCACAAGCCTTACTAAGCATTTacgaacacacactggagaaaatCCCTTTGAGTGCAATGTGTGTGGAAAAGCATTTGCATGTTCTTCCTACCTTCATAATCACATGCGaactcatactggagagaaaccttacatgtgtaaggaatgtgggaaagccttcgcTGTTTCTTCACATCTAAGTAAACATGTAAGGatccacacaggagagaaaccccaTAAGTGTGAGGAATGTGGGAAAGCTTTCACTGTGCGTTCTGGTCTCACAAAACATATACGAACTCACACTGGGGAGAAGCCCTATAACTGTaaagaatgtgggaaagcctttacTACATCTTCAGGCCTCCTCGAACATATAAGAAgtcacacaggagagaaaccgTATGAATGTGACCAGTGTGGGAAGGCCTTTGCTTCTTCCTCCTATCTTATTGCACACCtgagaattcatactggagagaagccctttgAGTGTAATGTGTGTGGGAAAGCGTTTACATGTTCCTCCTACCTTCACATTCACATGCGAAcgcacactggagagaagccctatggaTGTAAGGAGTGTGGGAAAGCTTTTGCTGTTTACTCACATCTCAGTAAACATGTACGAGTTCACAGTGGAGAGAAGGCCTATAAATGTAAAGGTTACGGAATAGCTTTCAGTAGTTCTCATCTTACAGAACACATGGAAACCCTAGAGATAAATTCTTTGATTGGAAGGAATGGAGAGACTGCTTTAGAAAGTTCTGTTACTTTAGGAGTACATTCAAATTCACAGTGGAAAGAAAGTTTATCAGTATAA